The window ttagccctcatcaatgtcttattaCAACTTCTACATCACAACCCATCTCCGTGTACTCAATACTTAGATGTATGAAAGCCAACGTGTCAAAAGCTGTCCACACGACCTTATCTACTCTCCCGCTTCTTTCCAGAAATTATGGATATCTATTCCCAAGTCCCACGATTCTACCGGATTCCTCGGTGCCCTagtagaaacataggaaacctacagcacaatacaagcctttcggcccacaaagttgtgccgaacatgtcccttagaaattactagacttacctatagccctccatttttctaagctccatgtaccaatctaaaagtctctaaaaagaccctatcgtatccgcctccaccaccattgccggcagcccattccacgcactcaccactctctgagtaaaaacttacccctggcatctcctctgtacctactccccagcaccttaaacctgtgtcctcttgtggcaaccatttcagtcctgggaaaaagcctctgactatccacacaatcaatgcctctcatcatcatatacacctccaccaggtcacctctcatcctccgtcactccaaggagaaaaggctgagtttactcaacctgttttcataaggcatgcttcccaatccaggcaacatccttgtaaatctcctctgcaccctttctatggcttccacatccttcctgtagtgaggggaccagaactgaacacagtactccatgtggggtctgaccagggtcctataaagctgcaacattaccactcagctcctaaattcaattccacgactgaagaaggccaatacaccgtatgccttcttaaccacagagtcaacctgcgcagctgctttgagcatcctatggactcggactccaagatccttctgatcttccacactgccaagagtcttaccattaatactattttctgccatcatatttaacctaccaaatgaaccacttcacacttatctaggttgaactccatctgccattttcagcccagttttgcatcctgtcaatgtcccgctgcaacccctggcagccctctacactatccacaacaccgccaacctttgtgtcatcagcaaaattactaacccatccctccacttcctcatccaggtcttttacaagaatcacaaagagtaagggtcccagaacagatccctgaagcacaccactggtcaccgacctccattcagaatatgacccatctataaccacactttgccttctgtgggcaagccagttctggatccacaaagcaatgtccctttggataccatgcctccttactttctcaataagccttgcttggattaccttatcaaatgccttgctgaaatccatatacactacatctactgctctaccttcatcaatgtgtttagtcatatcctcaaaaaattcaatcaggctcgtaaggtacaacctgcctttgacaaagccatgctgactattcctaatcatattatacctctccaaatgttcataaatcctgcctctcaggatcttctccatcaacttaacaagcactgaagtaagactcaccagtctataatttcctgggcttctctactacctttcttgaataaaggaacaacatccgcaatcctccaatcctccggaacctctcccgtcccaattaatgatgcaaagatgattgccagaggctcagcaatctcctcactcgcctcccacagtagcctggggtgcaaCTCATCCGCTCCGgacgacttatccaacttgatgctttccaaaagctccagcacatcctgtttcttaatatctacatgttcaagcttttcagtctgctgcaagtcaatactacaatcaccaagatccttttccatagtgaatactgaagtaaagtattcattaagtacctctgctatttcctccggttccatacacactttcccaccatCACACTTgacaggtcctattctttcacgtcttatcctcttgctcttcacatacttgtagaatgccttggtgttttccttaatcctatctgccaaggccttctggctctcctaatttcattcttaaactccttcctgctagccctataatcttctagatctctaacattacctagctctctgaaccttttgtaagcttttcttttcttcttgactagatttattatagccttgtacaccacggttcctgtaccctaccataacttccctgtctcattggaaggtacctatgcagaactccacacaaatatcccttgaacacttaccacatttcttccatacctttccctgagaatatctgttcccaatttaagcttccaagttcctgcccgatAGCCTCATACTTCCTCTTAAtccaattaaacgtttttctAATCTAgttgttcctatctctctccaatgctattgtaaagaagatagaattatgatcaccatctccaaaatgctctcccactgagagatctgacacctgaccaggttcatttcccaataccaaatcaagtacagcctctcctctaacaacagaaattctgcagatgctggaaattcaagcaacgcacataaaagttgctggtgaacgcagcaggccaggcagcatctctaggaagaggtgcagtcgacgtttcaggccgagacccttcgtcaggactaactgaaggaagagtgagtaagggatttgaaagttggagggggagggggagggggagatccaaaatgataggagaagacaggagggggagggatggagccaagagctggacaggtgataggcaaaagggatacgagaggatcatgggacaggaggtccaggaagaaagacaggtggggggggggggggggacccagaggatgggcaaggggtatattcagagggacagagggagaaaaaggagagtgagagaaagaatgtgtgtataaaaataagtaacagatggggtacgagggggaggtggggcattagcggaagttggagaagttgatgttcatgccatcaggttggaggctacccagacggaatataaggtatcattttggatctctccctccccctttcaaatcccttactcactcttccttcagttagtcctgacgaagggtctcggcctgaaacgtcagctgcacctcttcctagagatgctgcctggcctgctgcgttcaccagcaacttttatgtgtgttacagtctctcctcttgtaggtttatctacatattgtgtcaaggaaccttcctgaacacacctaacaaactctaccccatctaaaccccttgctctagggaaatgccaatcgatatttgggaaattaaaatctcccatcatgacaactcttattattacacctttccaggatctgtttccctatctgctccacgatatctctgttactattgggcagcctataaaaaacacccagtagagttattgaccccttcctgttcctaacctccacccacagagactccgttgacaatccctccttttctgcagccgtgacactatctctgattaatagtgccacgcccccacctcttttgcctccctccctgtcctttctgaaacatctaaaacccagcacttgaagtaaccattcctgtccctgagccattcaAGTCTCATTTGAGCAGACAAGTTCCAAGAAAACTGAGAAAAGCGTGTGCTTCGTGATGCCTGTAACTCAAGTTTTGCCAGCTGGAGCTGAGAAACAAGAAAAAGATGATAATAATTATTATAGGTTCACAAACCCACTATAGACAGACGATCACTCCTTCATCATCAAAGGTACACAATTCATTTAAACAGcagaactattttctaaaatgtaaacatgaactttggacagGATAAATGCAGAGTAAAATCATGAAAGTTGCGATAGAGTTGGCAGAATATGAAACATATCAAAAAGAGACAATACAACCGAGAGATTAATATGaaacataagaccaaaagacgtgggagcagaattaggttatcgagtctgctccatcatttcatcgtggctgatccagttttccacgcagccccaatctcctgttttctccctatatcccttcatatcCTGACCAATCTgccaatccctgccttaaataaatgtaaagacctggcctccacagctgcctgtggaaatgaattctgcagagtcatcactctctggctaatctcatcttctttcaaaaggacacccctctattcagaaactgtctcctctggtcctaaTCTCTCCCACCATAGAGCATATCGCTTCCATATCCAACCCATCAAGGACATTAGACAGGGTTCAATTATATCATCCATCAaattctcttcatatgacaagatattcaatactggaatcattttcgtaaacctccgTCAAACTCACTCAAGTGTTAGCCCACCCTTTCTAAGgtcaggggcccaaaactgcttacaatttctaagtgaggcctcaccagttctttacaaagcctcaaaattaagtctttgtgtttatattctagtcctcttgaaattaatgctaaaatCACATTTGTCTTCCGCACCGCTGACTCCAACTggaaattatctttcaagaactcccaagtccatttgtgcatcgtgtttttgaattttctctctggaAAATATTTGATACTTATATTTCtttttccaaagtgcatcactatacacttccctacactgtattccatctgccacctctttgcccattcctgtAATCTGTCAAAgcccttttgtagcctctctactttctcaaaactacagGTATCTGTCCCTCCAACTATCTTGGAATCATccataaactttgcaacaaagccatcaattctgtcatccaagtcactgCCATATAACACAAAGAGAATCGGTCCAaacacagattcctgtggaacaccaggagTCAACGGCAGCCAGGTCCCCCTTATTACTATTCTTTACCTTCTGAcagtcaaccactgctttatccatgcaaggacctttcctgtaatattatGAGCTCATCACTAGAttcgcagcctcatgtgtggcaccttgtcaaggatcttctgaaactccaagtgcacatcatcaaccgattctcctttgcctTTCTCGCTTGCTACTTCTTCAATGAATTCAAAGGATTTCAGCATACTTGTCAGGCAGGAATTTCCCTCAAGGAAAACATGCTGCAAATGGCTAATTTTATCATGAGCCCTAAATACCCTGAAAACACACCCTCAACATCCCATTCCAATACcttcccaaccaatgaggtcagacaaactggcctataatttcagtTCTTCCACCTCTCTACCTCCTTGAAGAGCAGAGAGATATCTCCAAATGTCAGTCTtcaggaaccatgccagaatccattgattcttgaaacatcatcactaatccctccacaatcactttagcaacctctttcagaactctcagatgtacaccatctggtccaggtgacctatttaccttcagacctttctgtttcccaagaaccttctcccaagtaaTGTAACTATACATAATTCTAACCACTGACATCTGGACTTCCACCACCTGcttgtcttccttagtgaagtcTGATGCCAAATACTTTTTCAGTTCATCCACCtgctccttgtcccccattaccacccctccagcattgttttccagtggtccaataaccACTCTCAACTCTTctttacactttatgcatctgaagaaacgtttggtatcctctttaatattactggctagcttaaaTTCGTATTCCATATTTTCCTCttaaattacttttttagttgccttctgttggtttttaaaagcttctcaatcctctaacttcccaccactCATATGCCCTGTCTTTGGTTTTTACTTTGGCCTTGCCTTCTCATTGGCCAGTTATATCACCTTGTCttaagaatacttcttcctctttgataCATATGgtttatcctgtgccttccaaattgcttccagaaattccagccattctgtcgtcattcctgctagtgttcTTTTCTAAACAAtcttggccaactcttctctctgtaattctctttatgcTACGGTTATACTGACACAtctcactttagcttctccttctcacatttcaGGATGAACTCCAATATTGTAAGATCACTTGCCCCTGTGGGTTCTTTCACCTTACGTGTTCTAATTCCAGCTGGGCACAACCAGAAGCAGCTCTAATaagccatcttgtgggcattctaggaaatccccctcttgggatcctgcacttacctgattttcccaatatatctgcatgactatctcccatgactattgcaacattgctGTTTTGGCctgcattttctttctcccattgtaatttgtggataATGTACCTACTACTGTTTTGGGGTCTCCAgaaaactcccatcagggtcttttcacccttgtTGTTCCTTAGTTCTACTCACAATGACTCAACactttccaaccctatgtcagctctttctaatgatttgatttgattttttaccaatagagccacaccaccctctctccTTACCTGCGTGTCCTTTCAATAAACATGTAAGTATCTGGGACGcaagacactgcagatgctggaagtctggagcaatacacacaaagtgctggaggagctcagcaggtcaggcagcatctatggatgagaatcaacattttgggccaagacccttcatcagagctctGGACACCCAGCTATCTGGAGTACCACAAGAcaatgaaaatagaaaaatagtgcaaaaaggaaaACTTTTAACAACATTTACTCCATGGTATAGCAAACAGAACAGAGAAAATGGAAAccaacagcacattacaggctcttcgtcCCACAATGTTGAGCCGGCCACAGAACCTACTCTAGAAaatgcctagaattttcctaccgcATTGccccttatttttctaagctccatgtacctatctaagagtcttttaaaagaccgtATTGTATACGCCTCTACTCCCTTAtcctgcagtgcattccacgcacctaccctgctctttgtgaaaaaaattacctctgacatcccctttgcacccatttccaagcaccataaGATTATGCCCCcacatgttagccatttcaactctGTCCACGTGATTAACGTcttatccacaggatcaatgcctacaacaaaggcaataaacacttgcGCTGTACCCATATTATCGTATTCCTTAGGTAAACTCCCCACTagcatcttaactacattctacagagacgtggttgagagtgtgctgaccttttgcatcacaacctggtactccagctgcagtgctgtcgacaaaaaagccttgcagagggtggttaggggagcagggaaggttattggggtctccctatcTTCTGTCCAAgatctctttcagagtcgatgcgtccagaagacacggtacatcattaaagacccctcacactctctccgtgaactgtttgttcttctgccatcaggcaaacgttacaggagcatcaaaactaaaaccacaaggctactaaacagcttcctcacacaggcagtcagactgctatatagctgctctgcctgactctgctttggacacttttaacttgcactggacacctataacttgattttaattgacatgtggctgttgtgttttactatttattgttatgtttataatttagtgttgcgtttgttatgttatgattgcactgcccctgagaaacgctgtctcattctgcactgcagaactgatgtacggttagaatgacaataaagttttttgaatttgaattgaattttTGAAATATCTTGGTCCTCTCCAATCTGGAAACTTTACAAAGAAAAGTaaaaactgaaatgacaaatttagaaaagactatttacactcaaacacacttagattaacactaccgagGGCAGAAGGAGAAAGAGctataacagacattaaaaaaagTCACCCAACTGTCTGATAAGATTTCTAAAGTATACATTTTCATACAAaataaacaggattcagcacaccatgcaggtatatgcaattctgataagaaatacagaccagaaaacttaaatgagaggccaacttAGAAAAATTATTCATCACTATGGAGGAAAAAGTTATCCATGGGAGACATCTCAATGATCTGAACAgacgagatggtgacaaggaagcattgagcacccgactcagagttggagacctcttcccagaaacaggggCTCcttggggaaatacaggacaaggtagtgaacattttaaaaaatcaaaaatacataaaagacaaaaaaaacaggcaataaatgcagaaaatgccaagagaaaccagacacaatcaagtggcaaatatcattcatcaaaatcttgctttaaattacaaactcatgaatgccctccaCCACTTCATAAAGGcatcataaattcaagcctgatccagttttagagccaagatcttacaaattatatatcaatacattatttcagataggacaatctataataaccatccggatataatattacaggataaataaGCAGGAACagctccctcaatagataaaaccattcccaacacacatgttcctcgaccagtggagcacctcatcACAGGTATTGTTtatgtcatcagtcagacaaccgaaagatttcctctgtcaatcagcttccaaatgttgttactctgtcattcgttgccacgccccgctgctgattcccttctcctgatCATATGTTCTTACTCTGACGTtcatccagagccccaaactctgccctgtgcagacccgcctctggtttctgaccctgctctgttgaacatccaactgatggtttcccattctgctttcaatcTTTAGAGGACAGtcgtgttttctaacaaccctttagaagtagggaaaatgacccataatgtggaaatgagttatgattaaggaggttaactaccaatctcattcttcctcagcccagagatttcaggGGTGAAGAACacctcagacagaactgcagtcagctcgacttcttcagtctgcagaaaattcaagggaaacctcttcacccacagagtggtgactgtttggaacccatcaccacagggagagcgagaggggaacaacaggggagAATTAGAAAGGACTgttgtggaactgaatcactggcagggtccagccagccTGAGTTGAATTTCTACTATATACTAGTTGTGTCATAAATTCACGaagtaccggagacagagtttaaaatagaactgatttatttgtctcagataaTTAAAGGTGAATgtacagcagaagaaactcctcccatgcccagtgaccagggtgcagaactgggtgtggagagcagcagcaataattgcagagttcagcaccgacagtcactctcgaaattgcattcagcaacagtgatggacaaatatccagcatgcagcttattgaaactttctccccagtgtgaacccagtagtgtgtcacaaggttagattactgagtgaatcccttcccacattcacagtaggtgaatggcctctccccagtgtgaactcaatgatgcacattcagttgagatgactgagagaatctcttcctaaagtctgagcaggtgaacggcctcttcccagtgtgacctcgctggtgtctcagtagatgagatgaccgagcgaattccttcccacagtctgagcaggtgaatggccacttcacagtgtgaactgactggtgtgccaacagggtggatgagcaagtgaatcccttcccacagtctgagcagatgaatggcttctccccagcaTGAACTcgttggtgtctctgtaggttggatgactgagtgaatgttttcccacagactgagcaggtgaaatccctcactgcagtgtgaactgactggtgactcagtaggtgagatgatttagtgaatcccttcccacagtctgagcaggtgaatggcctctctccagtgtgaactctcagCGAAGCAacactggctatcctccaatcctccagtacctcacctgtcactaaggatgatttaaatatctgtgcttgggcccccacaatttctgcacttgtcttccacaGGAGCCTAGgcaacaacttgtcaggccctggggatttatccacgctaatttgccttaagacagcaaacacctccacctctgtaatctgtacagggtccatgaagttgatgctgctttgcttcacttctatagactctgtgtccatctcctgtgtaAATATGGATGCAAAAAAAGAactcccccatctattttgtctcctcatatggtttaccattctgatcttctagaggattaattttttcccttccaatcttcttgctcttaacatatctgcagaatccctgaggattctccttcaccttgtctgctcgggcaacctcatgccttcttttatttctttcataagtgttcacttgaatttcctgtatttcataagtaccccatttgttcctatctgcctgtacctggtatgcacctcctttttattgatctggagatgaaagccaaaggggtgatagagctgcatgaTGGAAGATGCAGGTAGGTGGGtgtttaaactaaagttgcaggggtaATGGGAGCctaaataacagaacagatagtggagggattgcggagacagatgttgttcagtcctcagacaaagtcaggaatgaaaaagttgagcatagtgcagtgaatatgatgagccctgtatatttcaatacaaggagcagtgtaggaaaggcagatgtgcTCAGGGTATGGaacaacacctggaattatgacactaggatctggcaactgtggactgggacaggctgctttatggcaaaggtgtgcttggcaaatgggaggccttcaaggcGAAATTTGGAAAGTACAAAgcaggtaaacacaaaataatctgcagatgctgggatcaaagcaacactcacaatacgctggaggaactcagcaggtcgggcagcatcagtggaaacgatgagtcaatgttttgggccggaacccttcgtcaggaggtatgtgcctgtcagaataaaaggtaagaatagaaactgtagggaaccttggttttcaagagatattgagaccctagTGAAgtacaaaatggagttgcataacagggataggcaggcaggttctaatggagtacaagaaatgcaagagaacacataagaaataaatcaggatggctaaaagacgGCATGACATTGCCCTcacagaaaagatgaaggataatcctcagggattctagaGATAGATTAAGAGCAAAACGATTGCAAGGCActaagttggtcctctggaagtccGGAATGGCAATTACGTGTGGAACCAAAGCAGGTGGGGTAGATCTTAAACATTTTttcatctctatttactcaggagatggacacagggtctATGGGAATAtggaaaagcggcattaaaatcgtggacacaaggaattctgcagatgctggaaactcaagcaacatacatcaaagttgctggtgaacgcagcaagccaggcagcatctctaggaagagggacagtcgacgtttgagatagtaagagatagctcttccttcagttagtcctgacgaagggtctcggcccgaaacgtcgactgtccctcttcctagagatgctgcctggcctgctgcgttcaccagcaactttgatgtgtattcattaaaatcgtggaccctgtacagattaaagaagaggagatgttcactatcctgaggcagattagggtggataaatatcCAGgacatgacaaggtgctccctcagaccctacagcaggcaagtgcagaaaatgttggggccctagcagagataattaaatcatccttggtGACAGGGGGAGGTACCACAGGACTGgagaacagccaatgttgtttcgctgtttaacatagaacatagagcatagaaatctacagcatattacagacccttcaggccacaatgttgtgccgaccgtgcaacctactctagaaactgcctagaattcccTAACACATAGCCcgctatttttctgagctccatgtacctgtctaagagtctcttaaaagaccctattgtatccgcctccaccaccgctgctggcagtgCATAACACGCACACACCACCCTcatgtgaaaaacctaccccttgGTACACATTTTCAAGCACCTTCAAACTGCCCCCTCGTGTTTGCCATTTGAGCCCTGCGAAGAAACCGCTGACTATCCACACctcaatgcccctcattatcttatacacctaaaaaaggctctaaacataaacaaggaaattatacatt of the Mobula birostris isolate sMobBir1 chromosome 3, sMobBir1.hap1, whole genome shotgun sequence genome contains:
- the LOC140194848 gene encoding uncharacterized protein, whose product is MVNHMRRQNRWGSSFFASIFTQEMDTESIEVKQSSINFMDPVQITEVEVFAVLRQISVDKSPGPDKLLPRLLWKTSAEIVGAQAQIFKSSLVTGEVLEDWRIASVASLRVHTGERPFTCSDCGKGFTKSSHLLSHQSVHTAVRDFTCSVCGKTFTQSSNLQRHQRVHAGEKPFICSDCGKGFTCSSTLLAHQSVHTVKWPFTCSDCGKEFARSSHLLRHQRGHTGKRPFTCSDFRKRFSQSSQLNVHH